In one window of Streptomyces sp. NBC_01224 DNA:
- a CDS encoding TIGR02680 family protein → MSILPDDPATAPLVPAQQAAGRGVPTTAGTAVPAPARSRWQPLRIGLVDLFYYDREEFWFRDGRLLLRGNNGTGKSKVLALTLPFLLDGDLSARRVEPDADPSKRMEWNLLLGGEHPHPERLGYTWVEFGRLDERGQAHFRTLMCGLKAVSGRGIARHWFAVTDQRIGPELSLLDATGTALSRDRLADAVAGRGTVYDQAGTYRRAVDEALFGLGEQRYAALVDLLVQLRQPQLSKRPNEAALSRALTEALPPMDQAVIADVAEAFRSLDEEKEELRAASEAERAASAFLEHYRRYARIASRRRARMPRTEHARYERLQRDLSAAQAERGKALEERASAQERGAALEEAEARLKAQDAALRAGPEMRSARELEQAGREALRTGDDHDRAAADRDLAMAAHRRAVLRVGTAQNRLSAADGRLVSARLRGRRAAQTARIDPELHTRDVPEPELRRSVEEAVARRQRTVDLVAGLTGRAERAAAARLDVARRLDDAEGEVGQAGELAAQTADAVTAAGEALLAQVREHVCGCRQLRFPDPVGLLDRLQDWLSHLNGPSPAQVDAADAHRAASAALADLSARLVQQQSALAARRDAVQRELAALEAGGGRGPQVPYTRTPGVRERATGAPLWRLVDFHDHVPQRERALLEAALEASGLLDAWVCPDGSAVSALTGPAAGNHDVLVAPGAPVAGTSLAQALRPAVDREDERARAVGEETVGRLLVSVGLGAVRPPGYDSGTWVAVDGRFRVGALTGSWSKEAAEYVGEGAREAARRVRLSALRDELTSVQRESAALAEDRSTVAAQRGLLDEELAALPDDGGLRQAHARAVAARETARRAVLRRDERSADLAHAADSDRAAVRELAETAADVGLSPQATEQPTPATAGATADGPPVSADPAFAPAAMRRTLASVQDGLADHRLALAEVWPALRERTEAGQALAEEQSDAEETQARVAELTERTEAASHAAASADEHHRTLRSTVGAAVAELEQRLAETAGELGRCVPQQKESAAARAAADRRASHAEGRIEQLESGLDTASAARTDAVEALRRFASTGLIGVAVPELVLPPLNDGAWAVTPAVALARGIEAELSAADDSDGSWERVQRRLSEELKSLQDALSRHGHTASARMVEDGMVVDIVYQGRERAVPELAEALATEVGELQRILSAHEREILETHLLTEVAGTLQELIGAAERQVRAMNAELEERPTSTGMKLRLVWRSSRKAPTGLARAREQLRQSADAWSPEDRAAVGEFLQSQITLRQSADVSGSRLEQLTAALDYRAWHEFGIERHQHGRWVSATGPASGGERVLAVSVPLFAAASSHYATAASPHAPRLVTLDEAFAGVDDDSRAKCLGLLHAFDLDVVMTSEREWACYPQVPGVAIAQLSRIDEVAAVLVTRWEWDGTERARGFEPDRGPVGTRAEPDTAAPGRAGAEGVGAEPVSAAPSPPDSPARTAIAGPAVDAASGAQNATLQDCAWQ, encoded by the coding sequence TTGAGCATCCTCCCGGACGACCCCGCGACCGCCCCTCTCGTTCCCGCCCAGCAGGCGGCTGGAAGAGGCGTCCCGACGACGGCCGGAACCGCCGTTCCCGCTCCTGCGCGCAGCCGGTGGCAGCCACTGCGGATCGGGCTCGTCGACCTCTTCTACTACGACCGCGAGGAGTTCTGGTTCCGTGACGGCCGGCTGCTGTTGCGGGGCAACAACGGAACCGGCAAGTCCAAGGTTCTCGCCCTCACCCTTCCGTTCCTGCTCGACGGCGACCTGTCGGCACGGAGGGTGGAACCGGATGCCGATCCGAGTAAGCGGATGGAGTGGAATCTGCTGCTGGGCGGGGAACATCCGCACCCGGAACGGCTCGGCTACACCTGGGTGGAGTTCGGCCGGCTGGACGAGCGGGGCCAGGCTCATTTCCGTACGCTCATGTGCGGGCTGAAGGCCGTGTCCGGACGCGGTATCGCCCGTCACTGGTTCGCTGTCACCGACCAGCGGATCGGCCCGGAGCTGAGCCTGCTGGACGCAACGGGAACGGCCCTGTCGCGGGACCGGCTGGCCGACGCCGTCGCCGGGCGCGGCACGGTGTACGACCAAGCCGGGACGTACCGCAGGGCGGTGGACGAAGCGCTGTTCGGGCTGGGCGAGCAGCGGTACGCGGCATTGGTGGACCTGCTCGTCCAGCTGCGCCAGCCACAGTTGTCGAAGCGTCCCAACGAAGCGGCCCTCTCGCGCGCTCTGACGGAAGCCCTGCCTCCGATGGACCAGGCGGTGATCGCCGATGTGGCCGAGGCTTTCCGTTCGTTGGACGAGGAGAAGGAGGAGCTCCGCGCGGCGAGCGAGGCGGAGCGCGCGGCCTCGGCCTTCCTGGAGCACTACCGGCGATACGCGCGGATCGCCTCGCGGCGTCGTGCGCGCATGCCGCGTACCGAGCACGCCCGTTACGAGCGGCTGCAGCGTGACCTTTCGGCGGCACAGGCCGAGCGGGGCAAGGCGCTGGAGGAGCGGGCGTCGGCACAGGAGCGCGGTGCGGCGCTGGAGGAGGCCGAGGCCCGGCTGAAGGCCCAGGACGCCGCACTGCGGGCGGGACCGGAGATGCGTAGTGCGCGCGAGCTGGAACAGGCCGGGAGGGAGGCCCTGCGGACCGGCGACGACCACGACCGCGCCGCGGCCGACCGAGACCTTGCCATGGCCGCGCACCGGCGGGCTGTGCTCCGGGTCGGCACGGCGCAGAACCGGTTGAGCGCCGCGGACGGACGGCTCGTGTCGGCGCGGCTACGGGGCCGCCGGGCGGCGCAGACAGCGCGGATCGATCCGGAGCTGCATACCCGGGACGTACCGGAGCCCGAGCTGCGGCGCTCGGTCGAGGAGGCGGTGGCGCGCCGGCAGCGCACGGTGGATCTGGTGGCGGGCCTGACCGGCCGGGCCGAGCGGGCAGCCGCCGCCCGGCTGGATGTGGCGCGGCGCCTGGACGATGCGGAAGGCGAGGTGGGGCAGGCCGGGGAGCTGGCGGCTCAGACGGCCGATGCGGTGACCGCCGCCGGCGAGGCTCTGCTGGCCCAGGTACGTGAACACGTATGCGGATGCCGTCAGTTGCGGTTTCCCGACCCGGTGGGCCTGCTGGACCGGTTGCAGGACTGGCTGTCGCATCTGAACGGGCCGAGCCCGGCACAGGTGGATGCGGCGGACGCCCATCGTGCCGCTTCGGCCGCTCTCGCGGACCTGTCCGCCCGGCTGGTGCAGCAGCAGTCGGCGCTGGCCGCACGCCGGGACGCGGTACAGCGGGAGTTGGCGGCGCTGGAGGCCGGAGGCGGGCGCGGACCGCAGGTCCCGTACACGAGAACGCCGGGAGTCCGGGAGCGGGCCACCGGTGCGCCGCTGTGGCGTCTCGTGGACTTCCACGATCACGTACCGCAGCGAGAACGCGCCTTGCTGGAGGCGGCGTTGGAGGCCTCGGGGCTGCTGGATGCCTGGGTGTGCCCGGACGGAAGTGCCGTGTCGGCACTGACCGGTCCGGCAGCGGGGAACCACGACGTCCTGGTCGCTCCGGGGGCGCCGGTGGCCGGCACATCGCTGGCACAGGCGCTGCGGCCGGCCGTGGATCGCGAGGACGAGCGCGCACGGGCCGTGGGCGAGGAGACCGTGGGCCGGCTGCTGGTCTCCGTCGGACTGGGCGCGGTGCGGCCGCCCGGGTACGACAGCGGTACGTGGGTGGCCGTGGACGGCCGCTTCCGGGTGGGCGCGCTGACCGGCAGCTGGTCGAAGGAGGCCGCGGAGTACGTCGGTGAGGGCGCCCGGGAAGCGGCGAGGCGGGTCAGGCTGTCCGCACTCAGGGACGAACTGACCTCCGTCCAAAGGGAGTCGGCGGCACTCGCCGAGGACCGGTCGACTGTTGCGGCGCAGCGAGGGCTGCTCGACGAGGAGCTCGCCGCGCTCCCCGACGACGGCGGGCTCAGGCAGGCACACGCGCGTGCCGTCGCGGCCCGCGAGACCGCCCGTCGGGCCGTCCTGCGGCGTGACGAACGGTCGGCGGATCTGGCGCATGCAGCCGACAGCGACCGTGCGGCCGTCCGTGAACTTGCGGAGACCGCTGCGGATGTCGGTCTCTCCCCGCAGGCGACCGAGCAGCCGACGCCGGCTACGGCCGGGGCCACGGCGGACGGGCCGCCGGTGTCCGCGGATCCCGCGTTCGCTCCGGCGGCGATGCGCCGCACGCTGGCCTCCGTACAGGACGGTCTGGCCGACCACCGGCTGGCCCTCGCCGAGGTCTGGCCGGCGCTCCGCGAGCGGACCGAGGCCGGGCAGGCCCTTGCGGAGGAGCAGTCGGATGCTGAGGAGACGCAGGCCCGGGTCGCGGAACTGACGGAACGTACGGAAGCCGCATCCCACGCGGCAGCCTCGGCCGACGAACATCACCGCACTCTGCGCTCCACCGTGGGAGCGGCGGTGGCCGAGCTGGAACAGCGTCTCGCCGAGACTGCCGGAGAGCTCGGCCGCTGTGTCCCGCAGCAGAAGGAGTCGGCCGCGGCCCGCGCCGCGGCGGACCGGCGTGCCAGTCACGCCGAGGGCCGCATCGAACAGCTGGAGTCCGGTCTCGACACCGCTTCCGCCGCGCGGACGGATGCGGTGGAAGCGCTGCGCCGGTTCGCTTCCACGGGACTGATCGGGGTGGCCGTCCCCGAGCTCGTGCTGCCGCCGCTGAACGACGGCGCGTGGGCGGTCACTCCGGCCGTCGCGCTCGCCCGTGGCATCGAGGCGGAGTTGTCGGCGGCGGACGATTCGGACGGATCCTGGGAGCGTGTGCAGCGTCGTCTGAGTGAGGAGCTCAAGTCCCTGCAGGACGCACTGTCCCGGCACGGTCATACCGCGTCGGCCCGGATGGTGGAGGATGGGATGGTCGTCGACATCGTCTACCAGGGGCGCGAGCGGGCCGTACCCGAGCTGGCGGAGGCACTCGCCACCGAGGTCGGCGAGTTGCAGCGCATCCTGTCCGCTCATGAGCGGGAGATCCTGGAGACCCATCTGCTCACGGAGGTCGCGGGCACCCTCCAGGAGCTGATCGGCGCGGCCGAGCGTCAGGTGCGGGCGATGAACGCGGAACTGGAGGAGCGGCCCACCTCCACGGGCATGAAGCTGCGCCTGGTGTGGCGGTCGTCCCGCAAGGCGCCGACGGGACTGGCCCGCGCACGCGAGCAGTTGCGGCAGTCCGCCGACGCCTGGTCACCGGAGGATCGCGCGGCGGTCGGCGAGTTCCTGCAGTCGCAGATCACTCTGCGGCAGTCGGCCGACGTATCGGGCAGCCGACTGGAGCAGCTGACCGCGGCGCTGGACTACCGGGCCTGGCATGAGTTCGGGATCGAACGCCATCAGCACGGCCGCTGGGTGTCGGCCACCGGCCCCGCTTCGGGTGGCGAGCGGGTGCTCGCTGTATCGGTGCCGCTGTTCGCCGCGGCCTCCTCCCACTACGCGACGGCCGCCAGTCCGCACGCACCCCGGCTCGTCACCCTGGACGAGGCGTTCGCGGGCGTCGACGACGACTCGCGCGCCAAGTGCCTCGGGCTGCTGCACGCCTTCGACCTGGACGTCGTCATGACGAGCGAACGGGAGTGGGCGTGCTATCCCCAGGTTCCGGGGGTGGCGATCGCTCAGCTGTCCCGTATCGACGAGGTGGCGGCGGTATTGGTGACCCGCTGGGAATGGGACGGGACGGAGCGCGCCCGGGGGTTCGAGCCGGACCGCGGACCGGTCGGTACCCGGGCCGAACCGGACACGGCGGCACCGGGACGCGCGGGCGCGGAAGGAGTGGGCGCCGAGCCGGTGTCGGCGGCTCCGAGTCCGCCGGACTCTCCGGCCCGTACGGCGATCGCGGGCCCGGCCGTCGACGCCGCCTCCGGTGCGCAGAACGCGACTCTCCAGGATTGCGCGTGGCAGTGA
- a CDS encoding class F sortase — translation MSRTTMSLWHATLPVLACLALTGCSSGAVDASSAASHAGASSSSVPGSLNSPKDTGPEGTQKPEKSGKPKSAASPTHVSIPSIGVNSSLMRLGLNEDGTVQVPPAEKGMTVGWYTGGAVPGERGAAVLIGHNDTRFGKAVFHDLKKIGKGADIAIRNDRGAEIHFRVTGTETVSKKAFPTKRVYGATDERVLRLITCDGAFDAQGHPVDNLIVYAARS, via the coding sequence ATGTCCCGTACAACCATGTCGCTTTGGCATGCCACACTTCCGGTGCTCGCCTGTCTCGCTCTCACCGGCTGCTCCTCCGGCGCCGTGGATGCCTCGTCCGCCGCATCACACGCCGGCGCGAGTTCATCCAGCGTCCCGGGCTCTCTCAACTCTCCCAAGGACACGGGGCCCGAGGGGACGCAGAAGCCCGAGAAGTCCGGGAAGCCGAAGTCCGCGGCAAGCCCCACCCATGTCAGCATCCCTTCGATCGGGGTGAACAGCTCGCTGATGCGGCTCGGTCTGAACGAGGACGGCACCGTCCAGGTCCCGCCCGCCGAGAAGGGCATGACGGTCGGCTGGTACACCGGTGGCGCCGTCCCCGGCGAGCGTGGCGCCGCGGTCCTCATCGGCCACAACGACACCCGCTTCGGGAAGGCCGTTTTCCACGATCTGAAGAAGATCGGCAAGGGTGCGGACATCGCGATCCGCAACGACCGGGGAGCGGAGATCCACTTCAGGGTCACCGGCACGGAGACCGTCAGCAAGAAGGCCTTCCCGACCAAGAGGGTCTACGGCGCCACCGACGAGCGAGTCCTGCGCCTCATCACCTGCGACGGCGCCTTCGACGCACAGGGCCACCCCGTGGACAATCTCATCGTGTACGCCGCCCGGAGCTGA
- a CDS encoding HAMP domain-containing sensor histidine kinase, producing the protein MLRVRRRSRVRGVPLRREQRARLPLRKSLFGRLLAVSALVAACSVAATAWLAVQTTSGAIKQEQGQNLTADARIYNTLLGYAAAHPTWDGVDSTVHDLARQSGRRIALTTEQRRPLADSATRPSPPALPPEASAIVDPLSVDTALSQTVGRAGVTADRVDPRAVGPFRLPAAERTALQRAADRSVACLNRSGVAADVVQGPSGRPRIEVVGNDPDRVQGTRCASDKLDEPTATERKALGALNQLADACLKRQGRTGVRLNPDLSWGDGPKPMPSAGVSARTPAPAPSVRTGDDDRATASCVGTARREQLSSYVASPALLFIGDEGGTTVPGFDLSPANTAKIAGAAALVLALTVGATMLAGARLVRPLHALTGAAQRMRDGEDSAPVLVTDDNEIGRLAAAFNDMSAHRARLEGQRKDMVSDVAHELRTPLSNIRGWLEAAQDGLAEPDPAFISSLHTEAVQLQHIIDDLQDLAAADAGALRLHPEPVRIEDVLGQVAAAHQGRAETAGVTLTVLTATAGAPSPELTADPVRLHQAIGNLVSNAVRHTPAGGNVTLHAHGSACADQVVVDVTDTGSGIPAEDLPHVFDRFWRAEKSRSRRTGGSGLGLAIVRKLVEAHGGSVSAVSVEGQGSVFTLRLPADHARTGSDEWGEAGGSGESQGASTGLPGSVAGGCERESGAGGPEPAVGGRGSGAGQA; encoded by the coding sequence ATGCTTCGCGTGCGTCGTCGTAGCCGGGTGCGTGGTGTGCCCCTTCGACGTGAGCAGCGGGCGCGGCTGCCGCTCCGCAAGAGTCTGTTCGGCCGTCTGCTGGCGGTATCGGCGCTGGTGGCGGCGTGTTCGGTGGCCGCCACGGCCTGGCTTGCCGTACAGACCACCTCCGGCGCCATCAAGCAGGAACAGGGTCAGAACCTCACCGCCGACGCCCGGATCTACAACACCCTGCTCGGATACGCGGCGGCTCACCCCACCTGGGACGGCGTCGACAGCACCGTGCACGACCTGGCGCGGCAGTCCGGTCGGCGGATCGCCCTCACCACCGAGCAGCGCCGTCCACTCGCCGATTCCGCCACCCGGCCGTCCCCGCCCGCCCTGCCGCCCGAGGCATCGGCGATCGTGGATCCGCTGTCCGTGGACACGGCGCTGTCCCAGACGGTGGGCCGGGCCGGCGTCACGGCCGACCGTGTCGACCCGCGAGCAGTCGGTCCGTTCCGGCTGCCCGCGGCCGAGCGTACGGCGTTGCAGCGTGCCGCCGACCGGAGTGTGGCGTGCCTGAATCGGTCCGGGGTCGCGGCAGATGTGGTCCAGGGCCCGAGTGGGCGCCCGCGCATCGAGGTCGTGGGCAACGATCCCGACCGGGTGCAGGGCACCAGGTGCGCATCCGACAAATTGGATGAACCGACAGCGACCGAGCGGAAGGCGCTGGGGGCGCTCAATCAGCTCGCCGATGCCTGCCTGAAACGTCAGGGCCGCACCGGCGTGCGGCTCAATCCGGATCTGTCCTGGGGCGACGGTCCCAAGCCGATGCCCAGCGCCGGCGTCTCCGCCCGAACGCCCGCCCCCGCGCCGAGCGTCCGCACCGGCGACGACGACCGGGCCACCGCATCCTGCGTGGGCACGGCCCGCCGTGAGCAGCTCAGTTCCTATGTCGCCTCGCCCGCACTGCTGTTCATCGGCGACGAGGGCGGCACGACCGTGCCCGGCTTCGACCTCTCCCCGGCGAACACCGCGAAGATCGCGGGTGCCGCGGCGCTCGTCCTGGCGCTCACCGTCGGAGCCACCATGCTGGCCGGGGCCCGGCTCGTACGGCCGCTGCACGCCCTCACCGGTGCGGCACAACGGATGCGGGACGGGGAGGACTCCGCGCCGGTGCTGGTCACCGACGACAACGAGATCGGGCGGCTCGCCGCGGCCTTCAACGACATGTCGGCCCACCGTGCCCGCCTCGAAGGACAGCGCAAGGACATGGTCAGCGACGTCGCCCACGAACTACGCACCCCGCTGAGCAACATCCGCGGCTGGCTGGAGGCAGCGCAGGACGGTCTGGCGGAGCCCGACCCGGCGTTCATCTCCTCGCTCCACACGGAGGCCGTTCAGCTGCAGCACATCATCGACGATCTCCAGGATCTGGCCGCGGCCGACGCGGGTGCGCTGCGGTTGCACCCCGAGCCGGTACGCATCGAGGACGTTCTGGGACAGGTCGCCGCGGCCCACCAGGGGCGGGCGGAGACGGCTGGGGTCACGTTGACCGTCCTCACGGCGACGGCCGGCGCTCCCAGTCCCGAGCTGACGGCCGATCCGGTCCGGCTGCATCAGGCCATCGGCAACCTCGTCTCCAACGCGGTGCGTCACACTCCGGCCGGTGGAAATGTCACATTGCATGCGCACGGGTCAGCGTGCGCGGACCAGGTCGTGGTGGACGTCACGGATACGGGCAGCGGCATCCCTGCCGAAGATCTGCCCCATGTCTTCGACCGCTTCTGGCGCGCGGAGAAGTCCCGCAGCCGCCGCACCGGCGGCAGCGGGCTGGGCCTGGCGATCGTACGGAAACTCGTCGAGGCGCACGGCGGCTCGGTGAGTGCCGTGAGCGTCGAGGGGCAGGGTTCGGTGTTCACGCTCCGGCTGCCGGCAGATCATGCACGGACGGGGTCGGACGAATGGGGAGAGGCTGGTGGGTCGGGCGAGTCCCAAGGAGCCTCGACGGGCCTGCCGGGGAGCGTGGCAGGCGGCTGCGAGCGCGAGAGCGGCGCGGGCGGACCCGAGCCTGCCGTGGGCGGCCGTGGAAGCGGTGCGGGCCAGGCCTGA
- a CDS encoding response regulator transcription factor produces MCANVIVAEDDEKQAELVRRYLEHEGHAVTVVGDGLAALAEVRHREPDLLVLDVMMPRADGLDVVRVLRAEHRELPVLMLTARSTEDDLLLGLDLGADDYVTKPYSPRELMARVRTLLRRTRQVAAGTDPAADQVLTVGALVVDPVRHEVSVEGRFVECTPGEFRILAAMAAEPERVFTRQRLLEELHGFDRYISFRTVDVHIMNLRKKIEPAPRRPARLLTVFGVGYKLTDPARNASRASS; encoded by the coding sequence GTGTGCGCAAACGTCATAGTCGCCGAAGACGACGAGAAACAGGCCGAACTTGTACGCCGCTATCTGGAACACGAGGGCCACGCGGTCACGGTCGTCGGGGACGGCCTGGCTGCCCTTGCCGAGGTCCGGCACCGGGAGCCCGATCTGCTGGTGCTCGATGTGATGATGCCGCGGGCCGACGGTCTGGACGTGGTACGTGTGCTGCGCGCCGAGCACCGGGAGCTGCCGGTGCTGATGCTGACGGCCCGCAGCACGGAGGACGATCTGCTGCTGGGTCTGGATCTCGGTGCGGACGACTATGTGACGAAGCCGTACAGTCCGCGTGAGTTGATGGCGCGCGTACGGACGCTGCTTCGTCGCACCCGGCAGGTTGCGGCAGGTACCGATCCCGCCGCGGATCAGGTACTGACGGTGGGTGCGCTCGTGGTCGATCCGGTCCGGCACGAGGTGTCGGTCGAGGGCCGGTTCGTGGAGTGCACGCCCGGTGAGTTCCGGATTCTCGCCGCCATGGCGGCCGAGCCCGAGCGGGTCTTCACCCGGCAGCGGCTCCTGGAGGAGCTGCACGGCTTCGACCGGTACATCAGCTTTCGCACCGTCGACGTGCACATCATGAACCTGCGCAAGAAGATCGAGCCCGCACCGCGTCGGCCGGCCCGGCTGCTCACCGTCTTCGGTGTCGGCTACAAGCTGACGGACCCGGCGAGGAATGCTTCGCGTGCGTCGTCGTAG
- a CDS encoding TIGR02679 family protein: MRLRRLLGAPELAWLVERIRRRLEREEPLTGSVSLADPDDAGRGAVERLLGRAPRRGRSLSVRLEAVDHVLRRSGISPDGLAAAVRALTGPVVPVRAERDEKARAWAEAYAPLDALVTRRPDLAKWADRMRGEGLVRRLAPEPRLAAALLADTASALDGLPVEPAMSLPAFAARALGNAHALDDGTALATLVLSALRRLSGRPPGSGAQWRRETWASAGLVRDELSSTVLALNVRGTPALDLHADAGEPVVLTLRQLTRHPSSPRTRPTTVRICENPAVVAAAADAHGTGCAPLICLQGQPSAAALALLGTLHAHGSTLLYHGDFDWGGLRIASTLLRHVAWRPWRYTATEYRTAVGRTTPLAPLTGRPVDSPWDPGLRPALVELGVRVEEESVLDDLLTDLLDGPSTRNGRAGAQ; the protein is encoded by the coding sequence GTGCGCCTGCGCCGCCTGCTCGGCGCACCGGAGCTGGCGTGGCTCGTCGAGCGGATCCGGCGACGGCTCGAACGCGAGGAACCCCTCACCGGCTCGGTGTCCCTCGCCGATCCCGACGACGCAGGGCGTGGCGCGGTCGAGCGGCTGTTGGGCAGGGCGCCTCGTCGCGGTCGGTCCCTCTCCGTACGGCTGGAGGCGGTGGACCACGTCCTGCGCCGTTCCGGCATCAGCCCCGACGGTCTCGCGGCGGCCGTACGCGCACTGACCGGCCCCGTAGTGCCGGTGCGGGCCGAGCGGGACGAGAAGGCGCGGGCCTGGGCCGAGGCGTATGCCCCGCTCGACGCTCTGGTGACGCGCCGCCCCGACCTGGCGAAGTGGGCTGACCGGATGCGGGGCGAGGGGCTCGTACGACGCCTGGCTCCTGAGCCACGACTGGCCGCGGCCCTGCTCGCCGACACGGCGTCCGCCCTGGACGGCCTGCCCGTCGAACCGGCCATGTCCCTCCCGGCTTTCGCGGCGCGTGCACTGGGCAACGCACACGCCCTGGACGACGGCACCGCCCTCGCCACGCTCGTACTGTCCGCCCTGCGACGGCTCAGCGGCCGGCCACCGGGCAGCGGTGCGCAGTGGCGACGGGAGACCTGGGCCTCGGCGGGACTGGTCAGAGACGAGTTGTCGTCGACGGTCCTCGCCCTGAACGTGCGCGGCACACCGGCTCTCGACCTGCACGCCGACGCGGGTGAACCCGTCGTGCTGACGCTGCGCCAGCTCACCCGTCACCCCTCATCGCCGCGCACGCGGCCGACCACCGTAAGGATCTGCGAAAACCCGGCGGTCGTGGCCGCTGCGGCCGACGCCCACGGCACGGGCTGCGCCCCACTGATCTGTCTGCAGGGCCAGCCGTCAGCCGCCGCGCTCGCCCTGCTGGGCACGCTCCACGCGCATGGCTCGACGCTGCTCTACCACGGCGACTTCGACTGGGGCGGACTGCGGATCGCGTCGACGCTGCTGCGGCATGTGGCCTGGCGGCCATGGCGGTACACGGCCACCGAATACCGTACGGCCGTGGGCCGCACCACGCCGCTCGCCCCGCTCACCGGCCGGCCCGTCGACTCCCCGTGGGACCCCGGACTGCGCCCTGCGCTCGTCGAACTGGGGGTACGTGTCGAGGAGGAGTCCGTCCTCGACGATCTCCTCACCGATCTCCTCGACGGTCCGTCCACGAGGAACGGCAGGGCGGGCGCTCAGTAG